The Hymenobacter sp. 5317J-9 genome has a window encoding:
- the rpsT gene encoding 30S ribosomal protein S20: MANHKSALKRIRSNEAKRVLNRYQHKSTRTAIKKLRTTTDKTAAQELLKKVTSMLDRLAKKNIIHKNKAANNKSKLTKLVNAL, from the coding sequence ATGGCAAACCATAAGTCGGCCCTCAAACGCATCCGCAGCAACGAAGCCAAGCGCGTGTTGAACCGTTACCAGCACAAATCCACCCGCACGGCCATCAAGAAGCTGCGCACGACGACCGACAAAACGGCTGCTCAGGAATTGCTGAAAAAAGTTACTTCGATGTTGGACCGTCTGGCCAAGAAGAACATCATCCACAAAAACAAAGCTGCTAACAACAAAAGCAAGCTGACAAAGCTCGTTAACGCGCTCTAG
- the fabF gene encoding beta-ketoacyl-ACP synthase II: MTSIRRVVVTGLGAITPLGNTAPAYWEGLRAGTSGAATITRFDPSKFKTRFACEVKDYNPDAYFDRKEGRKMDLFTQFGVIAADEAIADSGLLESGVNKDRVGVIWGSGIGGLKSLQEECFQFERGDGTPRYSPFFIPRMIADSASGNISIKNGFRGPNFVTTSACASSNDSIIAAFNNIRLGLADVMITGGSEAAITESGVGGFNALKAMSERNDDPASASRPYDKDRDGFVLGEGAGALVLEEYEHAKARGAKMYAELIGGGMSSDAYHITAPDPTGSGVVLVMQNALRDAGITAADVDYINTHGTSTPLGDGAEIKAIEQVFGEHAEKLNISSTKSMTGHLLGGAGGVEAVACLLAMQHGLVPPTINLHTPDPEINQALNFTPNVAQERDVRVAMSNTFGFGGHNTSVIFRKL; encoded by the coding sequence ATGACGTCCATCCGACGGGTTGTCGTTACCGGCCTCGGGGCCATCACGCCCCTGGGCAACACCGCCCCCGCTTACTGGGAAGGCCTGCGCGCGGGCACCAGCGGCGCGGCCACCATCACCCGCTTCGACCCCAGCAAGTTCAAAACCCGCTTTGCCTGCGAGGTGAAGGATTATAATCCGGACGCCTACTTCGACCGCAAGGAGGGCCGCAAAATGGACTTGTTCACGCAGTTTGGCGTGATTGCCGCCGACGAGGCCATCGCCGACTCGGGCCTGCTGGAAAGCGGCGTGAACAAGGACCGCGTGGGCGTGATTTGGGGCTCCGGCATCGGCGGCCTGAAGTCCTTGCAGGAAGAATGTTTCCAGTTTGAGCGGGGCGACGGCACACCGCGCTATTCGCCCTTCTTCATTCCGCGCATGATTGCCGACTCCGCGTCGGGCAACATCAGCATTAAGAACGGTTTCCGCGGGCCGAATTTCGTGACCACGTCGGCCTGCGCCTCGTCGAACGATTCCATCATCGCGGCCTTCAACAACATCCGCCTCGGCCTGGCCGACGTGATGATTACGGGCGGTTCCGAAGCGGCCATCACCGAATCGGGCGTGGGCGGCTTCAACGCCCTCAAGGCCATGAGTGAGCGCAACGACGACCCGGCTTCGGCCTCGCGGCCCTACGACAAGGACCGCGACGGTTTCGTGCTGGGCGAGGGCGCCGGCGCGCTGGTGCTCGAAGAGTACGAGCACGCCAAGGCCCGCGGCGCCAAAATGTACGCCGAGCTGATTGGCGGCGGCATGTCGTCGGACGCCTACCACATCACCGCGCCCGACCCCACGGGCAGCGGCGTGGTGCTGGTAATGCAGAACGCCCTGCGCGACGCCGGCATCACGGCCGCCGATGTGGACTACATCAACACCCACGGCACCAGCACGCCGCTGGGCGACGGCGCCGAAATCAAAGCCATTGAGCAGGTGTTTGGCGAGCACGCCGAAAAGCTGAACATCTCCTCGACCAAGAGCATGACCGGCCACCTGCTGGGCGGTGCCGGTGGTGTAGAGGCCGTGGCCTGCTTGCTAGCTATGCAACACGGCCTGGTGCCCCCCACCATCAACCTGCACACGCCCGACCCAGAAATCAACCAAGCGTTGAACTTCACGCCAAACGTGGCGCAGGAGCGCGACGTGCGGGTGGCCATGAGCAACACCTTCGGGTTTGGTGGCCACAACACGTCGGTGATTTTCCGCAAGCTGTAG
- the pyk gene encoding pyruvate kinase has translation MDNPPVFNKTKIVATVGPASNTYERLGVLIREGVDVFRLNFSHGSYEDHLSVINTVRRLNKDMRTSVGLLQDLQGPKIRLGEVEGGGVEIKAGDKLKLVCGEKEISTATRLSTIYMGLARDVKAGDMILIDDGKIELKVLATDRETEVDVEVVYGGLVKPRKGINLPDSEVSAPSMTEKDIEDLQFGLKHDVDWVALSFARKADDIRFIKQIIAEAGKTTRVVAKIETPDGLRNIDEIIAITDAVMVARGDLGVEVKMEEVPMAQKMIIAKCNAAGKPVIVATQMMESMITAPRPTRAETSDVANAVLDGADAVMLSAETAVGAYPAEVIRSMVGTILSVESRSPQLFHKWWPIDPNGPNFMADSVLSASCHLAKNTGSKAITGMTHHGYTAFQLAKYRPKANIFIFTDNRNLLTALSLVWGVRSFYYDRLISTDSTITDIRYVLTTTGHLEAGDVFINTGSMPIQDKGKANMVKVSVA, from the coding sequence ATGGATAACCCTCCTGTTTTCAACAAAACCAAAATCGTGGCCACTGTGGGCCCCGCTTCCAATACCTACGAGCGTCTGGGCGTGCTTATCCGCGAAGGCGTGGACGTGTTTCGCCTCAACTTTTCGCACGGCTCCTACGAAGACCACCTGAGCGTAATCAACACCGTGCGCCGCCTCAATAAGGACATGCGCACTTCGGTGGGGCTGCTGCAGGATTTGCAGGGCCCCAAGATTCGCCTGGGCGAAGTGGAAGGCGGCGGCGTCGAAATCAAGGCCGGCGATAAGCTGAAGCTGGTGTGCGGCGAGAAGGAAATCAGCACGGCCACGCGCCTGAGCACCATTTACATGGGCCTGGCCCGCGACGTGAAGGCCGGCGACATGATTCTGATTGACGACGGCAAGATTGAGCTGAAAGTGCTGGCCACCGACCGCGAAACCGAGGTGGACGTGGAAGTGGTGTATGGCGGCCTGGTGAAGCCCCGCAAAGGCATCAACCTGCCCGATTCGGAAGTGTCGGCGCCGAGCATGACCGAAAAAGACATCGAGGACCTGCAGTTTGGCCTGAAACACGACGTGGATTGGGTGGCCCTCAGCTTTGCCCGCAAAGCCGACGACATCCGCTTCATCAAGCAAATCATTGCCGAGGCCGGCAAAACCACCCGCGTGGTGGCCAAGATTGAGACGCCCGACGGCCTGCGCAACATCGACGAAATCATCGCCATCACCGACGCCGTGATGGTGGCCCGCGGCGACCTCGGCGTGGAGGTGAAGATGGAAGAGGTGCCAATGGCCCAGAAAATGATTATTGCCAAGTGCAACGCCGCCGGCAAGCCCGTCATCGTGGCCACGCAGATGATGGAGTCGATGATAACCGCCCCCCGCCCCACCCGCGCCGAAACCAGCGACGTGGCCAACGCCGTGCTCGACGGCGCCGACGCCGTGATGCTCTCGGCCGAAACCGCCGTGGGCGCCTACCCCGCCGAGGTGATTCGCTCGATGGTGGGCACCATTCTGAGCGTGGAAAGCCGCAGCCCGCAGCTGTTCCATAAGTGGTGGCCCATCGACCCCAACGGCCCCAACTTCATGGCCGACAGCGTGCTGTCCGCGTCCTGCCACCTGGCTAAGAATACAGGTTCGAAGGCCATTACCGGCATGACGCACCACGGCTACACGGCTTTCCAGCTGGCCAAGTACCGCCCCAAAGCCAACATTTTTATCTTCACCGATAACCGCAACCTGCTCACGGCGCTGAGCCTGGTGTGGGGCGTGCGCAGCTTCTACTACGACCGCCTCATCAGCACCGACAGCACCATTACGGACATCCGCTACGTCCTCACCACCACCGGCCACCTCGAAGCCGGCGATGTGTTCATCAACACCGGCTCCATGCCCATCCAGGACAAGGGCAAAGCCAACATGGTGAAAGTGAGCGTGGCGTAA
- a CDS encoding M1 family aminopeptidase encodes MKYLVVLASLLLAMPLIGRAAPIVRVTLRVEPATHSFTCRYTLTLPAADTASVIALNVSRDFRIDHMASPGAAAQRLSRVFYPYFADTLQRVVWRYATPARRRKREVSVTYAGTLGKPYFTEQGMVFSGHTNWLPFRPYREYEAVEYELEVAAPGPYHVLSTTQVQRQGGGKWFFRGRASAIEITAMVGRQFQQLTSGSAPLIRLAKTGPTLSRVDTVLLRKAEGIVAFYNRTIGRQDPISHFTIFLPGTNSDAFGVLDNATVITYTDFDVAADREALLILAHEISHKWWGYGGVHDYNDWLNEAFATYSSLLYLRENGDEAGYRAELAKRAATVGDAPPIRGFDYQRYPRPMYRRVVYNKGTVVLAALHERLGTAQFVHLLAIVAARHVSTTDALLEVVAQTSGPATRDWLLAELSR; translated from the coding sequence ATGAAATACCTGGTAGTTCTGGCGAGCCTGCTGTTGGCGATGCCTCTCATCGGCCGTGCCGCACCTATCGTGCGGGTAACGCTTCGGGTAGAGCCCGCCACGCATTCGTTTACCTGCCGCTACACCCTCACGCTGCCTGCTGCTGATACCGCTTCTGTTATCGCGCTGAACGTGAGCCGGGACTTCCGCATCGACCACATGGCCAGCCCCGGCGCGGCAGCGCAGCGCCTGAGCCGGGTTTTCTACCCGTATTTCGCCGACACCCTGCAACGCGTGGTGTGGCGCTACGCTACGCCTGCGCGCCGCCGGAAACGGGAGGTGAGCGTGACCTATGCGGGCACGTTGGGCAAGCCGTACTTCACGGAGCAGGGCATGGTGTTTAGCGGCCACACCAACTGGCTGCCGTTTCGGCCCTACCGCGAGTACGAAGCGGTGGAGTACGAATTGGAAGTGGCCGCACCGGGCCCGTACCACGTGCTCAGCACCACACAGGTGCAACGGCAGGGCGGCGGCAAGTGGTTTTTTCGGGGGCGGGCCAGTGCCATCGAAATCACGGCCATGGTGGGCCGGCAATTTCAGCAGTTGACTTCGGGCAGCGCCCCGCTAATTCGGTTGGCGAAAACCGGCCCGACACTGTCCCGGGTCGATACCGTGCTGCTGCGCAAGGCCGAAGGCATCGTGGCGTTCTACAACCGCACCATTGGCCGGCAGGACCCAATTTCGCATTTCACCATTTTTCTGCCCGGCACCAATTCCGACGCGTTCGGTGTGCTGGACAACGCGACGGTGATAACCTACACCGACTTCGACGTGGCCGCCGACCGGGAAGCGCTACTGATTCTGGCCCACGAAATCAGCCACAAATGGTGGGGCTACGGCGGCGTACACGACTACAACGACTGGCTGAACGAAGCATTTGCTACCTATTCGAGCCTGCTGTACCTGCGCGAAAACGGGGACGAGGCCGGCTACCGGGCCGAATTGGCCAAACGCGCCGCCACTGTAGGCGACGCGCCGCCAATTCGTGGATTTGACTACCAACGATACCCCCGGCCGATGTACCGGCGGGTGGTATACAACAAAGGCACCGTGGTGCTGGCCGCGCTGCACGAGCGCCTGGGCACCGCGCAATTTGTGCACCTGCTGGCAATCGTGGCCGCCCGCCACGTGAGCACCACCGATGCCCTCTTGGAGGTAGTGGCCCAAACCAGCGGCCCCGCCACCCGCGACTGGCTGCTGGCCGAGCTAAGCCGCTAG
- a CDS encoding T9SS type A sorting domain-containing protein: protein MKHIYSWARPLLAALFLFMGFGVHAQQAWRPFRPGMIYSYALRNSTNVTHTLRVDSAYATPAGDSVYAFNRVMRRMAGSSGAGTFAKSRNNLFGARMRWTPGQGFYILESDAQNNVQNATALRIYPRASVGQTWVASASPLMTAIVQARSQLPILAGTLDSVVTIELRNGTSTTGPPVVAFTLSRTHGLVEATPWLGAAAPGTPTSAPLMAALPAPLLRSAYSPLALFTMQPGDEMGYYWEPFNYLSGIFCSNSYTLRRILTRQQRADSLVFTYREQTRSENFGWSVCGGVPASVTIGSVQTRRMAVSLVTGASPQFPALALLAGEYKPDPVFTFRQGQLMGVGIMPNFANDCLSSGNYLPYTRVYVNSTGGPTTPPTYSLGMDVFAWQQSFGGAPGLGDVATGETSMVYYRRSTGTPLVCGSFINFASLLPTRAAEAASVATLHPNPATNAAALTLAQPARPGQFLRLTDALGRAVWSTPVPIGQTTVPVPLAGQPAGLYLLHLSGPDATVTWKLTHE, encoded by the coding sequence ATGAAACACATCTACTCTTGGGCGCGGCCGCTGCTGGCGGCGCTGTTCCTTTTCATGGGCTTTGGCGTGCACGCCCAGCAGGCTTGGCGGCCGTTTCGGCCGGGAATGATTTACAGCTACGCGCTACGCAACAGCACCAACGTCACGCACACGTTGCGGGTCGACTCCGCCTATGCCACGCCGGCCGGCGATTCGGTGTATGCGTTCAACCGCGTGATGCGGCGAATGGCTGGCTCTTCCGGCGCGGGCACGTTTGCGAAGAGCCGCAACAACCTGTTCGGTGCGCGCATGCGCTGGACGCCCGGGCAGGGATTTTACATCCTGGAAAGCGACGCCCAAAACAACGTGCAAAACGCGACGGCGCTTCGCATCTACCCGCGCGCCAGCGTGGGGCAAACGTGGGTGGCCAGCGCCTCGCCGTTGATGACGGCTATTGTGCAAGCCCGAAGCCAACTCCCCATCCTGGCGGGAACACTGGATTCGGTGGTGACCATCGAACTGCGCAACGGCACGTCCACCACCGGGCCGCCGGTGGTGGCATTCACGCTTTCCCGCACCCACGGGCTGGTGGAAGCCACGCCGTGGCTGGGGGCGGCTGCCCCCGGCACGCCGACCAGCGCGCCGCTGATGGCCGCCCTGCCGGCACCACTGCTGCGGTCGGCGTATAGCCCGCTGGCCCTCTTCACCATGCAGCCCGGCGATGAGATGGGCTATTATTGGGAGCCCTTCAATTACCTAAGTGGCATCTTCTGTTCCAACTCCTACACCCTGCGCCGCATCCTGACGCGGCAGCAGCGGGCCGACAGCCTGGTTTTCACGTACCGCGAACAGACGCGTTCTGAGAATTTTGGCTGGTCTGTGTGCGGAGGGGTTCCGGCATCGGTCACCATTGGGTCGGTGCAAACGCGCCGGATGGCAGTTTCGCTCGTCACGGGGGCCTCGCCGCAGTTTCCGGCCCTGGCATTGCTCGCCGGCGAATACAAGCCGGACCCCGTTTTCACCTTTCGCCAAGGGCAACTGATGGGCGTGGGCATCATGCCCAATTTCGCCAACGACTGCCTGAGCAGCGGCAACTACCTGCCCTACACCCGGGTGTACGTCAACAGCACGGGCGGCCCAACCACGCCGCCTACCTACTCGCTGGGCATGGACGTATTCGCGTGGCAGCAGTCGTTTGGGGGCGCGCCGGGACTGGGCGACGTGGCCACCGGCGAAACCAGCATGGTGTATTACCGCCGCAGCACGGGCACGCCCCTGGTGTGCGGCTCCTTTATCAACTTCGCCAGCCTGCTGCCCACCCGCGCCGCCGAAGCGGCCAGCGTGGCCACCCTGCACCCCAACCCGGCTACCAACGCAGCCGCGCTCACGCTGGCGCAGCCCGCCCGCCCGGGGCAGTTCCTGCGCCTAACCGACGCGCTGGGCCGCGCCGTGTGGAGCACGCCTGTACCCATCGGGCAAACCACGGTGCCCGTGCCCCTGGCCGGGCAGCCCGCCGGCCTCTACCTGCTGCACTTGAGCGGCCCGGACGCTACAGTAACCTGGAAGCTCACCCACGAATAA
- a CDS encoding IPExxxVDY family protein: MKTFTLDVDYECDFALFGLVSSTRDYTLAWTLNRALRLRLVKQPELLLNLLSRGRLVFTHYLHATEALTFRLLRNRSVAPSTLKKPFLAPDIKEYDYLLAVTNGTGALADHELMEQLAALDAVQYVCQFDPNTLKYKENLIL, translated from the coding sequence ATGAAAACCTTCACCCTCGACGTTGACTACGAGTGCGACTTTGCCCTGTTTGGGCTGGTGAGCAGCACCCGCGACTACACCCTGGCCTGGACCCTGAACCGGGCCCTGCGCCTGCGCCTGGTGAAGCAGCCCGAACTGCTGCTCAATCTGCTCAGCCGCGGCCGGCTCGTGTTCACGCACTACCTGCACGCCACCGAGGCCCTCACCTTCCGGCTGCTGCGCAACCGCTCAGTGGCGCCCTCCACGCTCAAAAAGCCCTTTCTGGCGCCCGACATCAAGGAGTACGACTACCTGCTGGCCGTCACCAACGGCACCGGGGCCCTGGCCGACCATGAGCTGATGGAGCAGCTTGCCGCCCTCGATGCCGTGCAGTACGTGTGCCAGTTCGACCCCAATACGCTCAAGTACAAGGAGAACCTGATTCTGTGA
- a CDS encoding acyl carrier protein, with protein sequence MSEIAEKVKAIIIDKLGVEASEVTPEASFTNDLGADSLDTVELIMEFEKEFNVSIPDDQAENIGTVGQAISYLEEHAK encoded by the coding sequence ATGTCTGAAATCGCAGAAAAAGTAAAGGCCATTATTATTGATAAACTGGGCGTTGAAGCCTCGGAGGTTACCCCCGAAGCAAGCTTCACCAACGACCTGGGTGCTGACTCGCTGGATACCGTTGAGCTCATCATGGAGTTCGAAAAGGAGTTCAACGTGAGCATCCCCGACGACCAGGCCGAGAACATCGGCACCGTGGGCCAAGCCATTAGCTACCTCGAAGAGCACGCCAAGTAG
- the rnc gene encoding ribonuclease III codes for MLGFVSRFFASDKAFRQAVATVTGQTPKNAKLYRLAFTHSSAVRQQPSIGRHQTNERLEFLGDAVLGTVVAEYLFKKYPYEQEGFLTEVRSRIVNRESLNGIALKLGLDKLVQLDAAQGRAARSRSVNGNALEALVGAVYLDLGYKAARKFVLTRLVKGFVDVHTLTTTTANFKSKLVEWAQRQGKTLRYDISGEARPGGAMEFTASVLLDEEVIATGMGLSKKQAEQLAAERALTELGVG; via the coding sequence TTGCTCGGCTTCGTTTCCCGTTTTTTTGCTTCCGACAAGGCGTTTCGGCAGGCCGTGGCGACCGTCACGGGGCAGACGCCCAAGAACGCCAAGCTGTACCGACTGGCGTTCACGCACTCCTCGGCGGTGCGACAGCAGCCCAGCATCGGCCGCCACCAGACCAACGAGCGCCTGGAGTTCCTCGGCGACGCCGTGTTGGGCACGGTGGTGGCGGAATATCTCTTTAAAAAATATCCGTACGAGCAGGAAGGCTTCCTGACGGAAGTGCGCTCCCGCATCGTGAACCGCGAAAGCCTGAACGGCATCGCCCTGAAGTTAGGCCTCGACAAGCTGGTGCAGCTGGATGCCGCGCAGGGCCGCGCCGCCCGCTCACGCTCGGTGAACGGCAACGCGCTGGAGGCGCTGGTGGGCGCCGTGTACCTGGATTTGGGCTACAAGGCCGCCCGGAAGTTTGTGCTCACGCGCCTGGTGAAGGGCTTCGTGGACGTGCACACCCTCACCACCACCACGGCCAATTTCAAGAGCAAGCTGGTGGAGTGGGCTCAGCGCCAAGGCAAAACCCTGCGCTACGACATCAGCGGCGAGGCCCGGCCCGGCGGCGCAATGGAATTCACGGCCAGCGTGCTGCTGGACGAGGAAGTCATTGCCACCGGCATGGGCCTGAGCAAGAAACAGGCGGAGCAGCTGGCCGCCGAACGTGCGCTGACGGAGTTGGGCGTTGGTTAA
- a CDS encoding T9SS type A sorting domain-containing protein, which produces MKHAYRWARPLLAVLLFIGFSARAQQAWRPFRPGLIYTFSPVAATGAANAYTLKLDSAYVTAAGDSAWAFNRVMRDVTGKVPDNDAFAFRKSRNNLFGQRLVWQPGSSEFTLETLTEGTAQTGAALRLRPRAAVGSTWLASGAVMATLSRRGPQTVNGQPDTVATITLSTGPVLRLSRRFGLLEGPQWLALGSGTAQWRAAQVPQTLAQSPYYPTTLFGLAPGDELGYAWQPFYFGFSPCEEGVVLRRITARQLTPDSLVFLLQEQRRGQRYGMPECSGPVGPFTDPVVSKRWAFSLRTGKSPQFTALPLLTGEYGPAHAGPSAPLVMGRVLVGAPAGGLCQTPLQIRYQRVFSFQANTLPGQYRPGIDSQGWQQTFAVADPSAPGPSGVGDMATYDLGLRYVRRTLPSGLVYTCGLAGSFTGLLPTRAAQAAALGALHPNPATDVATLTLAQPARVGQQLRLTDALGRVVWSAPVAAGQTIATVPLTGRPSGFYLLNLSGSGSSTTWKLIHE; this is translated from the coding sequence ATGAAACACGCCTACCGCTGGGCGCGGCCGTTGCTGGCCGTGCTGCTCTTTATTGGATTCAGCGCCCGGGCGCAACAGGCCTGGCGGCCGTTTCGGCCGGGCCTGATTTATACCTTTAGTCCGGTTGCGGCAACGGGGGCAGCCAACGCCTATACCCTGAAGCTCGATTCGGCTTACGTCACGGCCGCCGGGGATTCGGCCTGGGCCTTCAACCGCGTGATGCGCGACGTGACGGGTAAAGTGCCGGATAACGACGCGTTTGCCTTCCGCAAAAGCCGCAACAACCTCTTCGGGCAGCGACTGGTGTGGCAGCCGGGTTCCTCGGAGTTTACATTGGAAACCCTGACCGAGGGCACGGCGCAAACCGGCGCCGCGCTGCGCCTGCGCCCGCGGGCCGCCGTGGGCAGCACGTGGCTGGCCAGCGGCGCCGTGATGGCCACGCTGAGCAGACGCGGCCCACAAACGGTGAACGGCCAGCCCGACACAGTGGCCACCATCACCCTGAGTACGGGGCCGGTGCTGCGGCTGAGCCGGCGCTTCGGCCTGCTGGAGGGGCCGCAGTGGCTGGCGCTGGGCAGCGGCACAGCGCAGTGGCGGGCTGCGCAGGTGCCCCAAACGCTGGCGCAGTCACCCTATTATCCCACCACGCTATTTGGCCTGGCGCCCGGCGATGAGCTGGGGTATGCGTGGCAGCCTTTCTATTTCGGTTTCTCCCCCTGTGAAGAGGGCGTGGTGCTGCGGCGCATCACGGCGCGGCAACTGACCCCCGACAGCCTGGTTTTTCTGCTGCAGGAGCAGCGCCGGGGACAGCGGTACGGCATGCCCGAGTGCAGCGGCCCCGTGGGGCCTTTCACGGACCCGGTGGTGTCGAAGCGTTGGGCTTTTTCGTTGCGCACGGGCAAGTCGCCGCAGTTCACGGCGCTGCCGCTCCTCACGGGCGAATACGGCCCCGCCCATGCCGGCCCGAGTGCGCCGCTGGTGATGGGAAGAGTCCTTGTGGGCGCTCCGGCAGGCGGCCTGTGCCAAACGCCGCTACAGATTCGCTACCAGCGGGTTTTCAGTTTTCAGGCCAACACCCTGCCGGGCCAATACCGGCCTGGGATAGACTCGCAAGGCTGGCAGCAAACTTTTGCCGTTGCCGACCCTTCGGCCCCCGGCCCCAGCGGTGTAGGCGACATGGCGACGTATGACCTCGGGTTGCGCTACGTCCGACGCACCCTGCCCAGTGGTTTGGTTTACACGTGTGGCTTGGCCGGTAGTTTCACGGGCCTGCTGCCCACGCGCGCCGCGCAAGCTGCGGCTTTGGGCGCGCTGCACCCCAACCCGGCCACCGACGTGGCCACGCTCACGCTGGCCCAGCCCGCCCGCGTCGGCCAGCAGCTACGCCTGACCGACGCGCTGGGCCGCGTGGTGTGGAGTGCGCCCGTGGCCGCTGGGCAGACCATAGCAACGGTGCCCCTCACCGGGCGGCCCTCTGGCTTTTATCTGCTCAACCTGAGCGGCTCCGGTTCCTCAACTACCTGGAAGCTCATCCACGAATAA